A genome region from Streptomyces sp. S4.7 includes the following:
- a CDS encoding phosphoribosyltransferase family protein, whose amino-acid sequence MLFMDRRDAGRRLAGSLGHLGGTGIVVLGLPRGGVPVAAAVAEALDAPLDVCLVRKLGVPFHQELGMGAIGEGGVRVINDEVVRMTGVTEDELAGVEAHERQVLESRARRYRGGRAPIGLEGRTVLVVDDGVATGSTARAACRIARARGAERIVLAVPVAPRNWTERMGSDADELVCPHTPRDFYAIGQFYVDFAQTDDDEVVACLAEAGDRPADGRRAGSGPVDMAGGDRQAYRPGGGEVGGEMGREAYIRIGGATLRGRLTVPEGAAGVVVFAHGSGSSRHSPRNRFVATGLNRAGLGTLLFDLLTEEEEADRANVFDTGLLAGRLTDATGWLRGQPECEGPAVGYFGASTGAGAALWSAAEPDARIAAVVSRGGRPDLAGPRLPEVTAPTLLVVGGDDLQVIDLNRAARSRLHCENRLAVVPGATHLFEETGALERVTELAGDWFTDHMTPAAHTAAGF is encoded by the coding sequence GTGTTGTTCATGGATCGCCGGGACGCCGGCCGTCGGCTGGCCGGTTCTCTGGGGCACCTCGGGGGCACCGGGATCGTGGTGCTGGGTCTGCCCCGTGGAGGGGTTCCGGTCGCCGCCGCGGTCGCCGAGGCGCTGGACGCGCCCCTGGACGTCTGTCTCGTACGCAAGCTGGGCGTGCCGTTCCACCAGGAGCTGGGGATGGGGGCGATCGGCGAGGGCGGCGTCCGCGTGATCAACGACGAGGTGGTGCGCATGACGGGCGTCACCGAGGACGAGCTGGCCGGTGTCGAGGCCCATGAGCGGCAGGTGCTGGAGAGCCGCGCCCGCCGGTACCGGGGCGGACGCGCGCCGATCGGGCTGGAGGGGCGCACGGTGCTGGTGGTCGACGACGGGGTGGCCACGGGGTCCACGGCTCGCGCGGCCTGCCGGATCGCCCGCGCCCGGGGGGCCGAGCGGATCGTGCTGGCCGTCCCCGTGGCGCCGCGGAACTGGACCGAGCGGATGGGCTCCGACGCCGACGAACTCGTCTGTCCGCACACCCCGCGCGACTTCTACGCGATCGGACAGTTCTACGTCGACTTCGCCCAGACCGACGACGACGAGGTCGTCGCCTGCCTGGCCGAGGCCGGCGATCGCCCGGCGGACGGCCGCCGGGCCGGATCAGGGCCTGTGGACATGGCCGGCGGGGATCGCCAAGCGTACCGGCCAGGGGGCGGTGAGGTGGGCGGTGAGATGGGCAGAGAGGCGTACATACGGATCGGCGGCGCGACGCTGCGCGGGCGGCTGACCGTCCCCGAGGGCGCGGCCGGGGTCGTCGTGTTCGCACACGGCAGTGGCAGCAGCCGGCACAGCCCGCGCAACCGTTTCGTCGCGACCGGACTGAACCGGGCCGGCCTCGGCACCCTGCTGTTCGACCTGCTCACCGAGGAGGAAGAGGCGGACCGGGCCAACGTCTTCGACACCGGGCTGCTGGCCGGACGGCTCACCGATGCCACCGGCTGGCTGCGCGGACAGCCCGAATGCGAGGGGCCGGCCGTGGGGTACTTCGGTGCCAGCACCGGTGCCGGGGCCGCGCTCTGGTCGGCCGCCGAGCCGGACGCCCGTATCGCCGCCGTGGTCTCGCGGGGCGGCAGGCCCGATCTGGCCGGGCCCCGGTTGCCGGAGGTGACCGCGCCCACGCTGCTGGTCGTCGGTGGCGACGACCTTCAGGTGATCGACCTCAACCGCGCGGCCCGGTCCCGGCTGCACTGCGAGAACCGGCTCGCGGTCGTTCCCGGTGCCACGCATCTCTTCGAGGAGACCGGCGCCCTGGAGCGGGTCACCGAGCTGGCCGGTGACTGGTTCACGGACCACATGACCCCGGCCGCTCACACGGCGGCGGGCTTCTGA
- a CDS encoding helix-turn-helix transcriptional regulator produces the protein MNAPETAAERAVETAVETDGDGRVFDPHAEIGAFLRTRRGRLSPQDVGLPPYGRYRRVPGLRREELAQLAGVSVAYLTRLEQGRGHNVSAEVLGALSRALRLTDAEHDHLTRLAKCHHTTRRTLPPPARERVRPALREMLRSLDGVPAYVTGRRSDLLAWNRTAAALFGDWDQLPPRERNWARMLFLSPDSRRLFDDWEIRAAGAVGALRVHAACRPDDPRLLSLVTELSTRSEDFRRLWSRHDVKEHHHGATRLHHPLVGALTLSFETLQLPDGSDQTLTIHHALPGSSASENLRLLTSWGPPTVAAAAPER, from the coding sequence ATGAACGCTCCGGAGACGGCGGCGGAGAGGGCGGTGGAGACGGCGGTGGAGACGGACGGCGACGGTCGGGTGTTCGACCCCCACGCCGAGATCGGCGCGTTCCTGCGCACCCGCCGGGGGCGGCTGAGTCCGCAGGACGTGGGCCTGCCGCCGTACGGGCGGTACCGGCGCGTCCCCGGCCTGCGGCGCGAGGAGCTGGCGCAGCTCGCCGGGGTGTCGGTCGCGTATCTCACCCGTCTCGAACAGGGCAGGGGCCACAACGTGTCGGCGGAGGTCCTGGGCGCGCTCTCCCGCGCCCTGCGGCTGACGGACGCCGAGCACGACCACCTCACCCGGCTCGCCAAGTGCCATCACACGACCAGACGCACCCTGCCGCCGCCCGCGCGGGAGCGGGTGCGCCCGGCGCTGCGGGAGATGCTGAGGTCCCTGGACGGCGTACCGGCGTACGTCACGGGCCGGCGCTCCGACCTCCTGGCGTGGAACCGCACGGCGGCGGCCCTCTTCGGCGACTGGGACCAACTGCCCCCGAGGGAACGGAACTGGGCGCGGATGCTGTTCCTGTCGCCCGACTCCCGCCGGCTGTTCGACGACTGGGAGATCCGGGCCGCGGGCGCGGTGGGAGCCCTGCGCGTACACGCCGCCTGCCGTCCGGACGACCCGCGGCTGCTGTCACTGGTGACCGAACTCTCCACCAGGAGCGAGGACTTCCGCCGCCTCTGGTCACGCCACGACGTCAAGGAACACCACCACGGCGCCACCCGTCTCCACCACCCGCTGGTCGGCGCCCTGACGCTGTCCTTCGAAACCCTCCAGCTCCCGGACGGATCGGACCAGACCCTCACGATCCACCACGCGCTCCCGGGGTCGTCGGCGTCCGAGAACCTCCGGCTGCTGACGAGTTGGGGTCCGCCGACGGTGGCGGCGGCCGCGCCGGAACGCTGA
- a CDS encoding MFS transporter → MSESPATSEQPPPEVSRRLPARLWISLMIFSGVILLDGLDISMIVVAVPEIQHELGMTTATAQWLVSAYILAFGSFLLLGGRVADLFGRRRVLVVSMAAFAVVSLFGALVDDGTLLIVSRFVKGMAAGFAAPAAMSLLTTTFREGPERNRAFGIFNVFEASGYSSGLLVGGLLAGLNWRSVFILPIPLSVLLLIGALRFLPPDPPRTARPRLDIGGAVTLLAGMLLLVFTVVSAADAGWSSWRTLGGIALSGLLLAGFVAIERTVREPLIRLGIFRNRGLVAANISIALLYGGAMGFQFVLALYLQDLQGWRPWQMALVLLPAGLMVVVIGPKLGALMNRFGVRRVLMVGLVAFLPCYLLLLRIGSEPDLWTVLLPASLLWGVGFALSIATLMVAGTSGVPDEEQGLAAGMLNSSLQVGGAVGLAVVTAAIMPGDELSTLRPGLVVILAFGVLTVLAQLPRKRN, encoded by the coding sequence ATGTCAGAGAGCCCGGCCACGAGTGAACAACCGCCACCGGAGGTCTCCCGGCGCCTGCCCGCCCGGCTGTGGATCTCCCTCATGATCTTCAGCGGGGTGATCCTCCTCGACGGGCTCGACATCTCGATGATCGTCGTCGCCGTTCCCGAGATCCAGCACGAGCTGGGCATGACCACCGCCACCGCGCAGTGGCTGGTCAGCGCGTACATCCTGGCGTTCGGCAGCTTCCTGCTGCTGGGTGGGCGGGTCGCCGACCTGTTCGGCAGGCGGCGGGTGCTGGTGGTCTCGATGGCCGCGTTCGCCGTCGTGTCGCTGTTCGGCGCGCTCGTCGACGACGGGACGCTGCTCATCGTCTCGCGCTTCGTCAAGGGGATGGCCGCGGGCTTCGCCGCGCCGGCCGCCATGTCGCTGCTCACCACGACCTTCCGCGAAGGCCCCGAGCGCAACAGGGCGTTCGGGATCTTCAACGTCTTCGAAGCGTCCGGATACTCCTCCGGGCTGCTGGTCGGCGGTCTGCTCGCCGGGCTGAACTGGCGGTCAGTCTTCATCCTGCCGATCCCGCTCTCCGTACTGCTGCTGATCGGCGCGCTGCGCTTCCTGCCACCGGACCCGCCCCGTACGGCGCGCCCGCGGCTGGACATCGGCGGCGCAGTCACCCTTCTCGCGGGCATGCTGCTGCTCGTCTTCACGGTGGTCTCGGCGGCGGACGCCGGCTGGTCGTCGTGGCGGACGCTCGGCGGGATCGCCCTGTCCGGGCTGCTGCTCGCCGGGTTCGTCGCGATCGAGCGCACGGTGCGGGAGCCGCTGATCCGGTTGGGCATCTTCCGTAACCGGGGTCTGGTGGCCGCCAACATCAGCATCGCCCTGCTGTACGGGGGCGCCATGGGCTTCCAGTTCGTGCTGGCCCTGTACCTGCAGGATCTTCAGGGCTGGCGGCCGTGGCAGATGGCGCTGGTCCTGCTGCCCGCCGGGCTCATGGTGGTCGTCATCGGGCCCAAGCTCGGCGCGCTGATGAACAGGTTCGGCGTGCGCAGGGTGCTGATGGTGGGGCTGGTGGCCTTTCTGCCCTGCTATCTGCTCCTTCTGCGCATCGGTTCGGAGCCGGACCTGTGGACGGTCCTGCTGCCCGCCTCGCTGCTCTGGGGTGTGGGCTTCGCGCTCAGCATCGCGACGCTGATGGTCGCGGGCACCAGCGGGGTCCCCGACGAGGAGCAGGGGCTCGCCGCGGGCATGCTCAACAGCTCGCTCCAGGTCGGCGGAGCCGTCGGCCTCGCCGTCGTCACAGCCGCGATCATGCCAGGCGACGAGCTGTCCACGCTCCGGCCGGGATTGGTGGTCATCCTTGCGTTCGGGGTCCTGACGGTCCTGGCGCAGCTGCCCCGGAAGCGGAACTGA